One Kitasatospora sp. MAP12-44 DNA segment encodes these proteins:
- a CDS encoding immunity 49 family protein — protein MVSIVSRHPFPMGNAAAGLAFLQEDAQELIDGLEADSTDLGDALSVTVTLATSRCLVDPLGSKLPTWESWVTAMQVGSAVFVAATTAEDHVVCRIADKDRTLAATGLPSYVHPETWLTAFYFAVVCRERDRITALCRVPMSLLRESVSRFQEYHLLWIDVLQTYWLGGPDFSRKLVAAIDATDPELVADPETVAHLVYPPMEMLHRLAREDSDGFNRALTDALEQHKRYWSQGDRAIQASGLVALAPLAMACFAHDTGFPVEVESEYLPGALLGRNWCGEFPT, from the coding sequence TTGGTCTCGATCGTCTCCCGCCATCCTTTTCCCATGGGGAACGCGGCAGCGGGCCTCGCCTTCCTCCAGGAGGACGCCCAGGAGTTGATCGACGGGCTGGAGGCGGACTCCACCGATCTGGGTGATGCCCTGAGCGTCACGGTCACCTTGGCCACTTCGCGCTGTCTGGTGGACCCGTTGGGGTCGAAGCTCCCCACGTGGGAGTCCTGGGTGACTGCGATGCAGGTCGGCTCGGCGGTGTTCGTGGCAGCGACCACGGCCGAGGACCACGTGGTGTGCCGGATCGCGGACAAGGACCGTACGCTCGCGGCGACCGGCCTGCCGTCGTACGTGCACCCGGAAACCTGGCTCACCGCTTTCTATTTCGCGGTGGTGTGCCGGGAGCGGGACAGGATCACCGCCCTGTGCCGTGTGCCGATGTCGCTTCTGAGGGAGAGTGTTTCGCGCTTCCAGGAGTACCACCTCCTCTGGATCGACGTTCTCCAGACCTACTGGCTCGGCGGCCCCGATTTCAGCAGGAAGTTGGTCGCCGCGATCGACGCCACGGACCCGGAGCTCGTCGCCGACCCGGAGACTGTGGCGCACCTGGTCTACCCGCCGATGGAAATGCTCCACCGTCTGGCGCGCGAGGACAGTGACGGTTTCAACCGCGCCTTGACCGACGCTCTTGAACAGCACAAGCGGTACTGGAGCCAGGGTGACCGGGCTATCCAGGCCTCGGGCCTTGTCGCCCTCGCCCCGCTCGCCATGGCCTGCTTTGCCCATGACACCGGCTTCCCCGTCGAGGTCGAGTCCGAGTACCTGCCCGGCGCCCTCCTGGGCCGCAACTGGTGCGGCGAGTTCCCCACCTGA
- a CDS encoding immunity 49 family protein, which produces MIDFAFSTALLALQAHVVADPDAERLETWKATVTAMQLGSALFAASGASEGTVECFIDDRMRTLPAIGPQPYANAGNWLSAFWLAVVCRERGRMTQLCEIPLERLRSPEGVYDEFVYHWIDVQQTYWLRRAGLLEKLVTAFESSEPESARNTPLDALQGVMSPPISLFYHFVRKQEDQFGPALVKALDLHKAYWTVDEERAVDIDGALALGPLAMACLALDGRLPIDVKSPLIPKYLLTHDWLGEFPT; this is translated from the coding sequence ATGATCGACTTCGCGTTCAGTACCGCTCTCCTCGCGTTGCAGGCTCACGTCGTGGCCGACCCGGACGCGGAGCGGCTGGAGACCTGGAAGGCCACGGTCACCGCGATGCAGCTTGGCTCGGCGCTGTTCGCCGCGTCCGGTGCGAGCGAGGGCACCGTCGAGTGCTTCATCGACGACAGGATGCGGACCCTCCCGGCAATCGGCCCGCAGCCGTACGCGAACGCGGGAAACTGGTTGAGCGCGTTCTGGCTCGCCGTCGTCTGCCGTGAGCGCGGGCGGATGACGCAGTTGTGCGAGATCCCGCTGGAGCGCCTGCGCTCGCCGGAAGGTGTGTACGACGAGTTCGTCTACCACTGGATCGACGTCCAACAGACCTACTGGCTCCGCCGGGCAGGACTGCTGGAGAAGCTCGTCACCGCGTTCGAGTCGTCGGAACCTGAGTCTGCGCGCAATACCCCGCTCGACGCGCTGCAGGGCGTGATGTCTCCGCCGATCAGCCTCTTCTACCACTTCGTGCGCAAGCAGGAGGACCAGTTCGGCCCGGCCTTGGTCAAGGCATTGGACCTGCACAAGGCGTACTGGACCGTGGATGAGGAGCGGGCCGTTGACATCGATGGCGCACTCGCCCTGGGCCCGCTTGCCATGGCGTGCCTAGCCCTCGACGGAAGGCTCCCGATCGATGTGAAGTCGCCGCTCATTCCCAAGTACCTTCTCACGCACGACTGGTTGGGCGAATTTCCTACGTGA
- the eccB gene encoding type VII secretion protein EccB yields MQTRRDHLQAYQFAMGRLSTALLTGDSSRGDRPGRRAALGTVLGTGAALLLCAGFTVYGLISPPENDSWRTSGAIVMEQQTGTRYLYLGGTLRPVRNYASALLILGKGAALREVSAKDLGGTPHGALVGIAGAPDSLPAPTALTGAVWTRCLAPTGVGATGTATGAERVDFAPSAHSTTLPADRQLLLTGPDGRRSLLWRGVLYPVPSAATLIALGLDGDQPHAAPTDWLAALPEGTPLAAAPIAGSGSPAAVVAGGPTVVGQLFRTGAAGADRAYVMTSTGVAPIGLTEAALLAAQPGAPSTRQVTAAELAAAPVSSTAPGADLPEVLNAAEGATGTTAPCLRQQAHGTQLSTEVVEAPADADPRPVRLPSDAGVLAVDQDQLTRRQTNPQTYLISDQGVAFPLGDTQAQATLGLGSAAPVPLPAALLALLPQGPVLSTASARLSVQGG; encoded by the coding sequence ATGCAGACCCGACGCGACCACCTGCAGGCCTACCAGTTCGCCATGGGCCGCCTCTCCACCGCACTGCTCACCGGCGACTCCAGCCGTGGCGACCGGCCGGGCCGCCGCGCCGCCCTGGGCACCGTGCTGGGCACCGGGGCGGCGCTGCTGCTCTGCGCCGGGTTCACCGTCTACGGCCTGATCTCGCCTCCTGAGAACGACAGTTGGCGCACCTCGGGCGCCATCGTGATGGAGCAGCAGACCGGCACCCGCTACCTCTACCTCGGCGGCACGCTGCGCCCGGTCCGCAACTACGCCTCCGCGCTGCTGATCCTCGGGAAGGGCGCCGCCCTGCGCGAGGTCTCCGCCAAGGACCTGGGCGGCACCCCCCACGGCGCTCTGGTCGGCATCGCCGGAGCGCCCGACAGCCTGCCCGCCCCCACCGCGCTCACCGGCGCCGTCTGGACCCGCTGCCTGGCCCCGACCGGGGTGGGTGCGACCGGGACCGCCACCGGGGCCGAGCGCGTCGACTTCGCCCCGAGCGCGCACAGCACCACGCTGCCCGCCGACCGCCAACTGCTGCTCACCGGCCCGGACGGACGCCGCTCGCTGCTCTGGCGCGGCGTGCTGTACCCGGTACCCAGCGCCGCCACCCTGATCGCCCTCGGCCTGGACGGCGACCAGCCGCACGCCGCCCCCACGGACTGGCTCGCCGCCCTGCCCGAGGGCACCCCGCTGGCGGCCGCCCCGATCGCGGGCAGCGGCTCCCCGGCCGCCGTCGTCGCGGGCGGGCCCACCGTCGTCGGCCAGCTCTTCCGTACCGGCGCCGCCGGAGCCGACCGCGCGTATGTGATGACCAGCACCGGCGTCGCCCCGATCGGCCTGACCGAGGCGGCCCTGCTCGCCGCCCAGCCCGGTGCGCCGAGCACCCGTCAGGTCACCGCCGCCGAACTGGCCGCCGCCCCCGTCTCCTCCACGGCTCCCGGCGCGGACCTTCCCGAGGTGCTGAACGCCGCCGAGGGCGCCACCGGCACCACCGCTCCCTGCCTGCGCCAGCAGGCGCACGGCACGCAGCTCAGTACGGAGGTGGTCGAGGCCCCCGCCGACGCCGACCCCCGGCCTGTCCGACTTCCGTCCGACGCAGGCGTGCTGGCGGTGGACCAGGACCAGCTGACCCGGCGGCAGACCAACCCGCAGACCTACCTGATCAGCGACCAGGGCGTGGCCTTCCCGCTCGGCGACACGCAGGCCCAGGCCACCCTCGGCCTCGGCAGCGCCGCGCCCGTTCCGCTGCCCGCCGCACTGCTCGCCCTCCTGCCGCAAGGGCCGGTGCTCTCCACCGCCTCGGCCCGGCTCAGCGTCCAGGGCGGGTGA
- a CDS encoding HD domain-containing protein, whose product MPYLTSDEVESIARRAHAAQVDKAGRPYVEHLAAVANGVAERGGSSEQIAAAWLHDAVEDDALSEDWLAGAALSPMTKDIVLALTKRPGETLEDYTARVLATPGALLVKEADVANNADPARLAVLDPVTRDRLTAKYARMRRLLGLIAPAN is encoded by the coding sequence ATGCCCTATCTGACGTCGGACGAGGTGGAGTCGATCGCCCGCCGTGCTCACGCGGCTCAGGTCGACAAGGCCGGGCGCCCGTATGTGGAGCACCTTGCCGCTGTGGCCAACGGCGTGGCCGAGCGCGGCGGCAGCTCGGAGCAGATCGCTGCCGCGTGGCTGCACGACGCCGTGGAGGACGACGCGCTCTCGGAGGACTGGCTCGCCGGGGCCGCTTTGTCCCCCATGACGAAGGACATTGTGCTGGCGCTGACCAAGCGGCCCGGCGAGACCCTGGAGGACTACACAGCACGGGTCCTGGCCACTCCTGGCGCCCTGCTGGTCAAGGAGGCGGACGTGGCGAACAATGCCGATCCGGCCCGACTGGCCGTCCTCGACCCGGTGACCCGCGACCGCCTCACCGCCAAATACGCCCGCATGCGCCGCCTCCTCGGGCTGATCGCGCCCGCCAACTGA
- the eccCa gene encoding type VII secretion protein EccCa yields MPEGEVELAEPPVLGEPASADLGSALLYLPMGLGVGAMMLMFSMRSAGPSTYMMSGMMGVAMVSMTLTQLGRSGGERRRRMHAERRDYLRYLGQKRRQARQAADAQRAALLWDNPDPARLTAFVQGPRLWERRPGHEDFARVRIGLGPRRAALEFLPPQTRPVEDLEPLAAVSLRRFTKAHQVLPRLPIPVSLRRFTAVELAGSGADALALARAVICQLVALHSPEELRVALLGGPAAQAEWDWLKWLPHNSHRGEEDDAGPLRLAADDHDALLDLLGSEVRDRPDHDPGASPSTAEPYVVILAQGLRLPDSSRLLTGGLRNVLLLDATGAMTGGPMVLRLTLREGMVEFPSGEATVTAEADALSAAGAQTLARTLAPFRTGGSVDLADRALESDLDLSALLGIRDPHGFDVAAKWRPRLEQSARLKVPLGVTDEGEVVELDLKESAQGGMGPHGLLIGATGSGKSELLRTLVTGLAVTHSSEVLNLVLVDFKGGATFLGMDRLPHTSAVITNLADEIHLVDRMRDSINGEMIRRQELLRTAGYSSLYEYEKARGGGADLAPLPSLLVIVDEFSELLASKPEFVDLFVSIGRLGRSLGVHLLLASQRLDESRIHKVEGHLSYRLALRTFSAMESRSVIGVASAYELPSAPGNGFLKIDTTNLVRFKAAYVSGPAPERMVGIATESAGADAGLEVVPFALARQGRLLSERIAELTAAREQQQERPAVSTEPAEPGESLLELLVGRLEEAGPPARQVWLAPLNSSPSLDELLPGIVPDPARGMSAPGPAGTGSLRVALGMVDRPFEQLRELLVADLSGADGHIGLVGAPQTGKSTLLRTLILSLALTHTPEEIQFYCLDFGGGGLASTSGLPHVGSVASRLDRDRVLRTVAELSQLLERREQAFADLGLESMTAYRAQRARGGVEDAYGDVFLVVDGWFTLRQDYEDLEPKVIELAARGLSFGIHVVASAVRWSELRPRLRDLLGTKLELRLGDPMESEVGSRVAQAVPHRPGRGITSASHHFLSALPRLDGSVTTADLTEATKAAVAEIDTFWTGPAAPGVRLLPTRLPVAQLPSPEGDLKIALGWDEQRLEPVWHDFSAQAHLMVFGDGETGKTNALRLVIRALTERYTPDQARIMVADPGRGLLASTPEEYRVGYAVERDALAALATNAAVSMNKRVPGPEITPEQLARRDWWQGPRLFVVVDDYDLFGGAAGTPSPLAPLLPLLAQGPHIGMHLVVSRSTSGAMRAMSDPLLRRMWELGNPALLFSYPKEEGKFIGEAKPRTLPAGRAQLVTRRSVRLVQTGLVEGR; encoded by the coding sequence ATGCCCGAGGGCGAGGTGGAGCTGGCCGAGCCGCCCGTGCTGGGCGAGCCCGCCTCGGCAGATCTCGGTTCCGCGCTCCTCTACCTGCCGATGGGTCTCGGCGTCGGCGCCATGATGCTGATGTTCTCGATGCGCAGCGCCGGGCCGAGCACCTACATGATGTCCGGGATGATGGGCGTGGCCATGGTCAGCATGACGCTGACCCAGCTCGGCCGCTCGGGCGGCGAGCGCCGCCGCCGGATGCACGCCGAGCGCCGCGACTACTTGCGCTATCTGGGCCAGAAGCGACGCCAGGCGCGCCAGGCGGCGGACGCGCAGCGGGCCGCGCTGCTCTGGGACAACCCCGACCCGGCCCGGCTGACCGCCTTCGTGCAGGGCCCGCGCCTGTGGGAGCGCCGGCCCGGGCACGAGGACTTCGCCCGGGTGCGGATCGGGCTCGGACCGCGCCGCGCGGCCCTGGAGTTCCTGCCCCCGCAGACCCGCCCGGTGGAGGACCTGGAACCGCTCGCGGCGGTCTCGCTGCGCCGCTTCACCAAGGCCCACCAGGTGCTGCCCCGGCTGCCGATCCCGGTCTCGCTGCGCCGGTTCACCGCCGTCGAACTGGCCGGCTCCGGCGCCGACGCGCTCGCGCTGGCCCGCGCCGTCATCTGCCAACTGGTCGCCCTGCACTCGCCGGAGGAGCTGCGCGTGGCGCTGCTCGGCGGGCCCGCGGCGCAGGCCGAGTGGGACTGGCTCAAGTGGCTGCCGCACAACAGCCACCGCGGCGAGGAGGACGACGCGGGGCCGCTGCGGCTGGCCGCCGACGACCACGACGCGCTGCTGGACCTGCTCGGCTCCGAGGTGCGCGACCGGCCCGACCACGACCCGGGCGCCTCGCCGAGCACCGCCGAGCCCTACGTCGTCATCCTCGCCCAGGGCCTGCGGCTGCCGGACTCCTCCCGGCTGCTGACCGGCGGCCTGCGCAACGTGCTGCTGCTGGACGCCACCGGCGCGATGACCGGCGGACCCATGGTGCTCCGGCTGACCCTGCGCGAGGGCATGGTGGAGTTTCCCAGTGGGGAGGCCACCGTCACCGCCGAGGCGGACGCGCTGAGCGCCGCCGGGGCGCAGACCCTCGCCCGCACCCTGGCCCCGTTCCGCACCGGCGGCAGCGTGGACCTGGCCGACCGGGCGCTGGAGTCCGACCTCGACCTCTCGGCGCTGCTCGGCATCCGCGACCCGCACGGCTTCGACGTGGCTGCCAAGTGGCGTCCGCGCCTGGAGCAGTCGGCCCGGCTCAAGGTGCCGCTCGGCGTCACCGACGAGGGCGAGGTCGTCGAGCTGGACCTGAAGGAGTCGGCGCAGGGCGGCATGGGCCCGCACGGACTGCTGATCGGGGCCACCGGATCCGGCAAGAGCGAGCTGCTGCGCACCCTGGTCACCGGCCTGGCCGTCACCCACTCCTCCGAGGTGCTCAACCTGGTGCTGGTGGACTTCAAGGGTGGCGCCACCTTCCTCGGCATGGACCGGCTGCCGCACACCTCCGCCGTCATCACCAACCTGGCCGACGAGATCCACCTGGTCGACCGGATGCGCGACTCCATCAACGGCGAGATGATCCGCCGTCAGGAGCTGCTGCGCACCGCCGGGTACTCCTCCCTCTACGAGTACGAGAAGGCGCGCGGCGGCGGCGCGGACCTGGCGCCACTGCCTTCGCTGCTCGTCATCGTCGACGAGTTCTCCGAACTGCTGGCCAGCAAGCCCGAGTTCGTCGACCTCTTCGTCTCTATCGGCCGCCTCGGGCGCAGCCTCGGCGTGCACCTGCTGCTGGCCTCGCAGCGGCTGGACGAGAGCCGCATCCACAAGGTGGAGGGCCACCTCTCCTACCGGCTGGCCCTGCGGACCTTCTCCGCCATGGAGTCCCGTTCGGTGATCGGCGTGGCCAGTGCCTACGAGCTGCCCTCCGCTCCCGGCAACGGCTTCCTCAAGATCGACACCACCAATCTGGTCCGGTTCAAGGCCGCCTACGTCTCCGGCCCCGCCCCGGAGCGGATGGTGGGTATCGCCACCGAGAGCGCCGGGGCCGACGCCGGACTCGAGGTCGTCCCGTTCGCCCTGGCCCGGCAGGGCCGGCTGCTCTCCGAGCGGATCGCGGAGCTGACCGCCGCCCGCGAGCAGCAACAGGAGCGGCCCGCCGTGAGCACCGAGCCGGCCGAGCCCGGCGAGAGTCTGCTCGAACTGCTGGTCGGACGGCTGGAGGAGGCCGGTCCGCCCGCCCGCCAGGTCTGGCTCGCCCCGCTCAACTCCTCGCCGAGCCTGGACGAACTACTGCCCGGCATCGTCCCGGATCCGGCCCGCGGCATGTCCGCGCCGGGACCGGCCGGCACCGGCTCGCTGCGGGTCGCCCTCGGCATGGTGGACCGCCCGTTCGAGCAGCTGCGCGAGCTGCTGGTGGCCGACCTCTCCGGCGCCGACGGCCACATCGGCCTGGTCGGCGCCCCGCAGACCGGCAAGTCGACGCTGCTGCGCACGCTGATCCTCTCGCTGGCGCTGACGCACACCCCCGAGGAGATCCAGTTCTACTGCCTGGACTTCGGCGGCGGCGGCCTCGCCTCCACCTCCGGGCTGCCGCACGTCGGCTCGGTGGCCTCCCGGCTCGACCGGGACCGGGTGCTGCGCACCGTCGCCGAACTCAGCCAGCTGCTCGAACGCCGTGAGCAGGCCTTCGCCGACCTGGGCCTGGAATCCATGACCGCCTACCGCGCGCAGCGCGCCCGGGGCGGCGTCGAGGACGCCTACGGCGACGTCTTCCTGGTCGTGGACGGCTGGTTCACACTGCGTCAGGACTACGAGGACCTGGAGCCCAAGGTCATCGAGCTGGCCGCGCGCGGCCTCTCCTTCGGCATCCACGTGGTCGCCTCCGCCGTGCGCTGGTCCGAGCTGCGGCCCCGGCTGCGCGACCTGCTCGGCACCAAGCTCGAGCTGCGGCTCGGCGACCCGATGGAGTCCGAGGTCGGCTCGCGGGTCGCCCAGGCAGTCCCGCACCGTCCCGGCCGCGGCATCACCTCCGCCAGCCACCATTTCCTCTCCGCCCTGCCCCGGCTGGACGGCTCCGTCACCACCGCCGATCTCACCGAGGCCACCAAGGCGGCCGTCGCCGAGATCGACACCTTCTGGACCGGTCCTGCCGCCCCCGGCGTGCGACTGCTGCCCACCCGCCTGCCGGTCGCCCAACTGCCCTCTCCCGAGGGCGACCTGAAGATCGCCCTCGGCTGGGACGAGCAGCGCCTTGAGCCCGTCTGGCACGACTTCTCCGCCCAGGCCCACCTGATGGTCTTCGGCGACGGCGAGACCGGCAAGACCAACGCGCTGCGCCTGGTCATCCGCGCCCTCACCGAGCGGTACACCCCCGACCAGGCCCGGATCATGGTGGCCGACCCCGGCCGCGGCCTGCTGGCCAGCACCCCGGAGGAGTACCGGGTCGGTTACGCCGTCGAACGCGACGCGCTGGCCGCGCTCGCCACCAACGCGGCCGTCTCCATGAACAAGCGGGTGCCGGGCCCGGAGATCACCCCCGAGCAACTGGCCCGCCGCGACTGGTGGCAGGGCCCGCGGCTCTTCGTGGTGGTCGACGACTACGACCTCTTCGGCGGCGCGGCGGGCACTCCCTCGCCGCTCGCGCCGCTGCTGCCGCTGCTGGCCCAAGGCCCGCACATCGGCATGCACCTGGTGGTGTCCCGCAGTACCTCCGGCGCGATGAGGGCGATGTCCGACCCGCTGCTGCGCCGCATGTGGGAGTTGGGCAACCCGGCGCTGCTCTTCTCCTACCCCAAGGAGGAAGGCAAGTTCATCGGCGAGGCGAAGCCCCGCACGCTGCCCGCCGGGCGCGCCCAGCTGGTCACCCGGCGTTCGGTGCGACTGGTGCAGACGGGCCTGGTGGAGGGCCGATGA
- the eccD gene encoding type VII secretion integral membrane protein EccD produces MPSTATAPTLTGTEVCRLTVVGPGGSADLAVPVATPVSALLPVLLRQLGTPAPTAAPVPTQNGAAAPAPVPAATVEPGTAWVLQRLGEDPLDPDGTVESHRLRHGETLHLRPADDPLPALHFDDLADGVAHVVNARPGRWEPQTTRRLALALAVLALLALAVGLLGGGPGTTTALGAGATAVLLAAAAAAATLSRDRAAAGARSVATVAGLGALAFGGLAGLVFRQGPHGGYAPGLPGVLTSAACVTVLAAVLLALHVLPPQLTGTALLTAVAAAVGAALMQAAHWHGAQAAGIVAGWLFVIGHFGPRLALRAARLRVPALPHNADELQQDLDPEPQERVERRVGFANACLDVLSLGSGLVYAAGFWYLTRDHGWIGWVLPLVLAAAVLLRARSLGRTLQRLPTVLSAAFGLAVLLLVRAVPGGSGHRLALLAVLLVAAAALLLAALRLPTARLLPIWGHAGDLLETVTTVALLPLLLETLHAYSYFRSLAG; encoded by the coding sequence ATGCCGTCAACCGCAACCGCGCCGACGCTCACCGGCACGGAGGTCTGCCGGCTCACGGTGGTCGGACCCGGCGGCAGCGCCGACCTGGCCGTGCCGGTGGCCACCCCCGTCTCCGCGCTGCTGCCGGTGCTGCTCCGTCAGCTCGGCACCCCCGCCCCCACCGCCGCGCCGGTGCCCACCCAGAACGGGGCAGCAGCCCCGGCCCCCGTCCCCGCCGCCACCGTCGAGCCGGGCACCGCCTGGGTGCTCCAGCGCCTCGGCGAGGACCCGCTGGACCCGGACGGCACCGTCGAGAGCCACCGGCTGCGCCACGGCGAGACGCTGCACCTGCGCCCCGCCGACGATCCGCTGCCCGCGCTGCACTTCGACGACCTCGCCGACGGCGTGGCCCACGTGGTGAACGCCCGTCCCGGACGCTGGGAGCCGCAGACCACCCGCAGGCTCGCGCTGGCCCTGGCCGTCCTCGCGCTGCTGGCCCTGGCCGTCGGACTGCTCGGCGGCGGCCCCGGCACCACCACCGCGCTGGGTGCGGGCGCCACAGCCGTGCTGCTCGCCGCGGCGGCCGCCGCGGCCACGCTCAGCCGTGACCGCGCCGCCGCCGGGGCCCGCTCGGTGGCCACCGTGGCCGGCCTCGGTGCGCTCGCCTTCGGCGGCCTGGCCGGGCTGGTCTTCCGGCAGGGACCGCACGGCGGCTACGCCCCGGGCCTGCCCGGCGTGCTGACCTCCGCCGCCTGTGTCACCGTGCTCGCCGCCGTCCTGCTGGCTCTGCACGTACTGCCCCCGCAGCTGACCGGCACCGCCCTGCTCACCGCCGTGGCCGCCGCCGTCGGCGCCGCATTGATGCAGGCCGCGCACTGGCACGGCGCGCAGGCTGCCGGAATCGTCGCGGGCTGGCTCTTCGTGATCGGACACTTCGGCCCGCGGCTGGCCCTGCGCGCTGCCCGGCTGCGGGTGCCGGCGCTGCCGCACAACGCCGACGAACTGCAGCAGGACCTCGACCCCGAGCCGCAGGAGCGGGTCGAGCGGCGGGTCGGCTTCGCCAACGCCTGCCTGGACGTGCTCAGTCTCGGCTCCGGCCTCGTCTACGCCGCCGGCTTCTGGTATCTGACGCGTGATCACGGCTGGATCGGCTGGGTGCTGCCGCTGGTTCTGGCCGCCGCCGTGCTGCTGCGCGCCCGCAGCCTGGGCCGCACCCTCCAACGGTTGCCCACGGTGCTCTCCGCCGCCTTCGGCCTGGCCGTACTGCTGCTGGTGCGGGCCGTGCCCGGCGGCTCAGGCCACCGGCTGGCCCTGCTCGCCGTGCTGCTGGTGGCCGCCGCCGCGCTGCTGCTGGCCGCGCTGCGGCTGCCCACCGCCCGCCTGCTGCCGATCTGGGGCCACGCGGGCGACCTGCTGGAGACGGTCACCACCGTGGCGCTGCTGCCGCTGCTGCTGGAGACCCTGCACGCCTACAGCTACTTCCGCTCGCTGGCCGGCTGA
- a CDS encoding immunity 49 family protein, which yields MRVPRHDFGTASADQAMAPVVESANEAVDGIETSEYDRADAVDMTLAAADWRCVKDPRVGALASWEAWVLAMQTGAALFAAGTAQEGPVECRVGTEGEVRKLPATGPQNYLHAGSWLTAFYLAVICREDDRINQLAQVPLEFLRASGMEFDDYVYDGIRALQLAWSGEPQTWDSLVAAIQGTAPENARIASNELMLKILYPPMELFQLYLRRGTASFNQSLVNALTWHKEYWTANKGRSLSATGLVALAPLGMACLAHDADMPIDVESEYLPHHLLRRTWVGEFPT from the coding sequence ATGCGCGTCCCGCGCCATGACTTCGGCACGGCCAGCGCGGACCAGGCCATGGCACCGGTCGTCGAGTCCGCCAACGAGGCCGTTGACGGCATCGAGACCTCCGAGTACGACCGCGCGGACGCGGTCGATATGACGCTCGCTGCCGCGGACTGGCGCTGTGTGAAGGACCCCCGGGTCGGTGCTCTCGCAAGCTGGGAGGCCTGGGTCCTGGCGATGCAGACCGGGGCCGCCCTGTTTGCGGCCGGTACGGCGCAGGAGGGCCCGGTGGAATGCCGGGTCGGGACCGAGGGCGAGGTGCGTAAACTTCCCGCGACCGGCCCGCAGAACTACCTGCACGCGGGCAGCTGGCTGACCGCCTTCTACCTCGCGGTGATCTGCCGTGAGGACGATCGGATCAACCAACTCGCTCAGGTCCCGTTGGAGTTCCTGCGCGCGTCCGGGATGGAGTTCGACGACTACGTCTACGACGGGATCCGGGCCCTCCAGCTTGCCTGGTCCGGCGAGCCCCAGACCTGGGACTCCCTCGTGGCCGCGATCCAGGGCACTGCCCCGGAGAACGCGCGGATCGCCAGCAACGAGCTGATGCTGAAGATCCTCTACCCGCCGATGGAGCTCTTCCAGCTCTACCTGCGTCGGGGGACCGCGTCGTTCAACCAGTCTTTGGTCAACGCCCTGACCTGGCACAAGGAGTACTGGACCGCGAACAAGGGCCGCTCCCTCAGCGCCACCGGGCTGGTCGCCCTCGCTCCGCTTGGCATGGCTTGCCTGGCCCACGACGCCGACATGCCGATCGATGTCGAGTCGGAGTACCTGCCGCACCACCTGCTCCGCCGCACCTGGGTCGGCGAGTTCCCGACGTAG
- a CDS encoding immunity 49 family protein, translating into MTTRIPRHDFRTDNATVAMAPVIASAELAIEGLETSEDDRADALDLALAAAEWHCVEDPRAGMNETWHAWVLAMQVGPALFAAGTAQEGPMACRVGTEGEVRRLPATGPQDYLHPANWLTAFYLAVICREDDRIEQLAQIPVEFLRASGAEMDDYVYEWIEALQHAWSGRAQTWDSLVAAVRGTSSENARIASTELMLKILYPPLELFQHYLRRQSQAFNESLVTALSWHKDYWTGNEARSLSCDGLVALAPLAMACLAYDAGMPIEVESEYLPHHLLRRTWVGEFPT; encoded by the coding sequence ATGACAACGCGCATTCCGCGCCATGACTTCCGCACGGACAACGCGACTGTGGCCATGGCGCCGGTCATCGCTTCTGCCGAACTGGCAATCGAAGGACTTGAGACGTCCGAGGATGACCGTGCTGACGCGTTGGACCTCGCGCTCGCGGCGGCTGAGTGGCACTGCGTGGAGGACCCCCGGGCGGGCATGAACGAGACCTGGCACGCGTGGGTCCTGGCTATGCAGGTCGGGCCCGCGCTGTTTGCCGCCGGCACGGCGCAGGAAGGCCCGATGGCGTGCCGGGTCGGCACCGAGGGCGAGGTGCGCAGGCTCCCCGCGACCGGGCCACAGGACTACCTGCACCCCGCAAACTGGCTGACTGCCTTCTACCTCGCGGTGATCTGCCGCGAGGACGACCGGATAGAACAACTCGCACAGATTCCCGTGGAGTTCCTGCGCGCGTCCGGTGCCGAGATGGACGACTACGTCTACGAGTGGATCGAGGCCCTCCAGCATGCCTGGTCCGGCCGAGCCCAGACCTGGGACTCCCTGGTCGCCGCTGTTCGCGGCACCAGCTCCGAGAATGCGCGGATCGCCAGCACCGAGCTGATGTTGAAGATTCTCTACCCGCCGCTGGAACTCTTCCAGCACTACCTGCGTCGGCAGAGCCAGGCCTTCAATGAGTCCCTGGTGACCGCTCTGAGCTGGCACAAGGACTATTGGACCGGGAACGAGGCCCGCTCCCTCAGCTGCGACGGCCTGGTGGCGCTGGCCCCGCTTGCCATGGCGTGCCTGGCCTACGACGCCGGCATGCCGATCGAGGTCGAGTCGGAGTACCTCCCGCACCACCTGCTCCGTCGTACCTGGGTCGGTGAGTTCCCGACGTAA